From one Peredibacter starrii genomic stretch:
- a CDS encoding aromatic ring-hydroxylating dioxygenase subunit alpha: protein MFEDNNLETQPIKEMNIFNNWNSVVEAWYCVGEESALKNNILSTQVGKQKLVIFKTETGKVHCLDAFCSHMGLNLSLGKVVKEEIRCHFHHWSFKGDGTCSKQKDLNSYPVEVRYGLIWIWAGKEAKYPLPLHQDLLENYTYKRGPVYTRPSHPHISLLNALDIQHVNTVHALDLNVSAKHYEAPDQSYIHYDFEGKFLTKEKIFLTGGGYKFSVRYAGATVGFLKALEGIKIFGKIPFPTIYATFGYRQINQNQTVIQPIFLTPKRTGVLGWIKSQLHLFVTEMIYNRLKGEDGEIYENIRFTPNFTPDDSNIVSFIAHVNRLPKSKF, encoded by the coding sequence TTGTTCGAAGATAATAATCTCGAGACTCAACCAATTAAGGAGATGAACATTTTCAATAACTGGAACTCAGTTGTTGAGGCCTGGTATTGCGTGGGTGAAGAGTCTGCCTTGAAGAACAATATTCTTTCAACCCAAGTGGGAAAACAAAAGCTCGTCATCTTTAAAACGGAAACCGGAAAAGTTCATTGTCTGGATGCCTTTTGTTCTCATATGGGTCTGAATCTTAGTTTAGGCAAAGTTGTTAAAGAAGAGATTCGTTGTCACTTTCATCATTGGAGCTTTAAAGGTGATGGAACCTGCAGTAAGCAGAAAGACCTCAATTCTTATCCAGTTGAAGTTCGCTATGGGCTTATCTGGATTTGGGCGGGTAAAGAAGCGAAGTACCCTCTTCCTCTGCATCAGGATCTTCTCGAAAATTATACCTATAAGCGTGGTCCTGTTTATACTCGACCATCTCATCCTCATATCAGCTTATTAAACGCTCTTGATATTCAACACGTGAATACAGTGCATGCTCTGGATTTGAATGTGTCGGCCAAACATTACGAGGCACCAGACCAGAGTTATATTCACTATGATTTTGAAGGAAAGTTTCTTACCAAGGAAAAAATCTTTTTGACCGGTGGAGGCTATAAGTTTTCAGTTCGCTATGCTGGGGCCACAGTGGGTTTTTTAAAGGCACTGGAAGGCATTAAGATTTTTGGAAAGATCCCGTTCCCAACCATTTATGCAACTTTTGGGTATCGCCAGATCAATCAAAACCAAACAGTAATTCAACCGATTTTCCTGACTCCGAAACGCACGGGAGTTCTGGGCTGGATCAAGTCTCAACTTCATCTATTCGTAACGGAGATGATTTACAATCGTCTCAAAGGCGAAGATGGTGAGATTTATGAAAATATTCGCTTCACGCCCAACTTCACGCCGGACGATTCGAATATTGTGAGTTTCATCGCTCACGTTAACCGACTTCCCAAATCGAAGTTTTAA
- a CDS encoding Mpo1-like protein, with product MKVTNTRGERSKNILTLPPEKFDSYFDYYVYIHLNTDVVILHCVGMLLGFFFLALAIIKMSWVYLLLHLLTFNIIPLVSHWIYDGIMTPTASGAPFISIWYAIRINMWYLTGKQKKIEQKFIEKYPFTEAYFRKK from the coding sequence ATGAAAGTTACCAACACTCGGGGCGAACGAAGTAAAAATATTTTGACTCTGCCACCAGAGAAGTTTGATTCGTATTTTGATTACTATGTTTATATCCATCTAAATACTGACGTGGTGATCCTCCATTGCGTAGGCATGCTCCTTGGTTTCTTCTTCCTGGCCTTGGCGATTATCAAGATGAGTTGGGTCTACCTTCTACTTCATCTTCTGACGTTCAATATCATCCCCTTGGTCTCACATTGGATTTACGATGGCATCATGACTCCAACTGCCAGTGGCGCTCCATTTATCAGTATCTGGTACGCCATTCGAATTAATATGTGGTATTTAACGGGCAAACAGAAAAAGATTGAACAGAAGTTTATTGAAAAGTACCCATTCACTGAAGCTTACTTCAGAAAGAAGTAA
- a CDS encoding TauD/TfdA family dioxygenase, giving the protein MTFPLIVDGSAIKNHKSWIKENEHIFKEHAAVLLRNFPIHSRELLEEYVKTIAPEQSFLDYTGGTSPRKKLGTSIYSSTEMPFFLKIPMHSEMAYRKRFPKKIFFYCETAPLMGGQTPIADIQKVYLDVPEVIRNKLLNEGIIYYRHLKNYTPTSKVLSLINPMIKMGTWQFVFKTQDPEVVNEYCRQNHYQSEWLKDGSVILTTHLPALNEKGVWFNSFHFFQVHHRIWGRLITPVFKFIRFISRGLDMSATTGNKQRLSSDEISKIVDAYEKNQVQFDWQKGDLLFLDNTRTAHGRNPYLGKRKILVSLAEEGEFTSF; this is encoded by the coding sequence ATGACCTTCCCACTAATTGTTGATGGCTCTGCCATTAAAAATCATAAGAGTTGGATTAAAGAGAACGAACATATTTTCAAAGAACATGCAGCAGTTCTTCTTAGAAACTTTCCCATTCATTCTCGGGAGCTGTTGGAAGAATACGTAAAGACCATAGCGCCGGAACAAAGTTTTCTGGATTACACCGGTGGAACTTCTCCTCGTAAGAAATTGGGCACCAGCATTTATTCTTCAACTGAAATGCCATTCTTTCTGAAAATACCCATGCATTCGGAAATGGCCTACCGAAAGCGATTTCCTAAGAAGATTTTCTTCTATTGCGAGACCGCACCTTTAATGGGTGGACAGACACCTATTGCAGATATTCAAAAAGTCTATCTAGATGTTCCTGAGGTTATTCGAAATAAGCTTTTGAATGAGGGCATAATTTATTACCGCCATTTAAAAAATTACACCCCGACGAGTAAAGTTTTAAGCCTGATTAATCCCATGATTAAAATGGGCACCTGGCAGTTTGTGTTTAAGACACAAGATCCAGAAGTCGTGAATGAATACTGCCGTCAAAATCATTACCAGTCTGAATGGCTTAAAGATGGTTCTGTCATTCTGACAACTCATTTGCCGGCCCTGAATGAAAAAGGTGTGTGGTTTAACTCGTTTCATTTCTTTCAGGTCCATCATCGAATCTGGGGCCGCCTGATTACACCAGTCTTCAAGTTTATTCGTTTTATTTCTCGGGGACTTGATATGAGTGCCACAACCGGAAATAAGCAGCGTCTTTCCAGCGATGAAATTTCCAAGATAGTTGATGCCTATGAGAAAAATCAAGTGCAGTTTGATTGGCAAAAAGGCGATTTACTCTTTCTCGACAATACACGGACCGCTCATGGTCGAAACCCATACTTAGGTAAAAGAAAGATTTTGGTGTCCTTAGCAGAAGAGGGTGAGTTTACTTCTTTCTGA